Part of the Legionella cardiaca genome, AAATTATCAAAAATCTTTTGTAGATCGCAGGGAGAGGATACTAGAACAAGTTTACTAACAGAAAATCCTTTATCGGTTGCCAGTATGATCGCTGGGCCACCAAAGGAATGGGCAATAACACCATAAAAGGTGCCTAATTCATTTTGGATTTCAACAATTTTTTGTGCAAATTCCCCCAAATTCGTTCTTTTTCCCGGTGAATCTCCATGTGCAGGCCCATCAATGGCAATAACCTGAAAACCTGCTTTCACTAATGGTTCAATAAAAAATCCTAACTGACTGCCTCTGCCATCCCATCCGTGGAGTAATAAAATTTTAGGTCCAATTCCCCAACGCCAGGATTTTAAGTTATTGGCGAGCGTTTTTTCTTCGCCCGTTTTGATAATTTTCTGTTCCCAATGGGGTCTTGGATGCTTGGTCGGAGTTAAAAAACGTTTAGCACTAATAATGCCTGCCAAAGCAGGGAATAGATAACTCGTAATTGACAGGGCGCGACGATAAATTCTAAATAAAAGAGGTAGCCTCACGTTTTTACTCCCTTAAGGTTTATAAGCTTTAAGCTTTCCTGAAAAGCTAATTGCTCAATTTTGGAGGGCTATATTTCTTATAAAAATTAGGCCATCTTTATCAGGGAATCAAGCAAGGTGCCGAGATTGAATTTTATTTAACAGGAAAATCAAAATAGGTTTTGGGATAAGGTTCATTCTTTAGCGTAAAATGCCACCATTCTTCTTTATAAGGTACAAAACCATAGCGCATCATAAGGTTACGTAATAACAAACGATTGGCTTTTTGTTGCGGAGTCAAATGTTGATAATTGGTATGGGCACTAACATCAAGGCAATCAAAGCGTGTACCGGTATCAATTGAATTATCATCGATATGGTCACGCGTTTTTCCATAGCAACGTGTGCTTGCAATAGATGAAGGCGCTGTTGTTCCTAACTTTATTAACGTGATATCGACGGTGCTGCCACGACTGTGGCCTGAAGCTTTAGCAATGTACCCTTTGGCAAAAAGCATGCTTTTTTCTTCGCGAGGATAGAAATACATCTTTGTTGCTTGATCGCGATCATCCTGACTCCATCGGTAAAAAGCATTCACTGCTCGTTGCGGCCGATAACAATCATATACTTTCAATGTATAGCCCATTGCTAAAGCGGCTTTTTCCACGTTCACTAATTGCCTGGCGGCTGGCAGGCTAAGAATACAATGATGGCTTTGATAACCAGGCACGCGACGTCCCATAAAATTATTTGTTGTCGCGTAGCGTAAATCCTCAATAATTTGCGGTGCGACTTGCTGTAGATAGGCAAATCCCTGAGGCAAGGCCTGAGTTTGTGAACTTAAAAATGCCAAAAATAACAGTAGAAGTTTTTTCATAATAATTAGAAAGAGAACGATAATTTTCTATCATACTGCCTTAGTATAATTAAGAAAATAGGGTGATTTTTGCGCAAGATAAAAATCTCTCATACCATCGGCCTAAACCTATTCTGTCACGTGAGAGTATTTTTTAAAAAAACTGTCTTAAATAATACTCTCTTAAGCTAAGTTCTATAATCTATAGTAGTAGCTCTCTATTGGTAGCAAAACGATTATGCCTATAATTAACGACCTTGAAGCTTATATAGCAAGTAAAAACGACTCTGCAGAAAACCTCGTCAAAAAAAGATTCTTCGGTGAAATTCTTGGCTTAATGAGGGAAAATAGGCTGACTGCAGCACAATTGACGGATGCCCTGGCTAGATTATCTGAAGATGAGCGCACAAAATTATTCTGGTTAGGCAGGAACAAGGCTAGATCATCTTATACACAAGCGGCACAATGGGTACGTGATCTTTATCGTACTTTAAATGTTAACTTAGCTGATCTCGATTTAGTAACGATTGTAGAGACAAAACTTTCTGAGCCTAATAAAGCAATATTAAAGAGTACTCCCTATCACTACTGGCAAAAGCATCCTTCAACGCACGCAAAAAGCGTGCTTGATCACGAATTAAAGCATGCTCTGACGTTTGATAATCGTACGACCCATCAAGGTAAAACCTTAGTTCAAGCAATGCTTGAAGAGTATGAAAAGATAGATATTGCATTTAAAAATCTGCAAAAACATTTAACCCAATTAAATGAGAAGGCTCCTGAATATCTTCCACAAGTGGTAAGTGAGCTTTATAGCTTTTATCTAGCAAGAGACAGGGTAGAAGCGGAAGATTTTATTGACAAATTATTGGATAAAGTGGATGGAAATCCTGACTTAGTGAAGCCTTTACTCCATTCTCATCCTGCGATTGCAACCGCTTTGGTTTCAGCTGATCCTGAGCGGTTTTTCAAACTTCCTCCTGTTTTGCGCAGAAAAGTACAAGCGTCCCTGAGCATTGATAAAATTGAGGAAATTCATGAAGGTATAGAGAGTAACGCGCTATTTACCGGTCTTGATGCTGAAAAATCCGCTTTAATGTTAGACATTCTTCATGATACGCGTATCCGCTCTGACCTTGCAAAAAATACTCATCCTAAACATGACGTTTTTACTCAACTAAAAGAGACAATTTCTGGCCGTTTAGCCGAACAGCAAGATACATTGATTGCCCAGTATCAAGCAAAGCCTGCTATTGAGGCCATTAGAAAATACCTCGCTGAGGGACCGAACACCTTTAAAACAGATTTTTTTAAAAAGTTAATGCGAGACATTGAAGTAAAAGGCTTAACAGTTACTGTGCTTAATGAGCACTTAAGTGCATTAGATGCATCCGAGAAAGAGGCTTTGTTTGCCAAATGGAGTGGACCACATAACTCTCGGGCTGCCGGTGTAATGTTTGAGCTATATAAATTAGCTAATCTAACGGCGAAAGATGAAGAAGTACCCTTTACTAAAGAGGCGTTAGCTGGTCCTTCAGGGGAAGAATTCTATTTAGGAACTGCTGCTGAGAATATTGCCGAGCGCAAAAAGCAATTTCTGGATCTTAAAGTTGAGCAAGTTCTTCTTCACCCACAAGCCAATTATAATACCAAGCTTGGCCAGAAAATTGACACTGTTGTTAAAGAATTTGAAGCTTATGCGCAATTTGAAAAAAGTCGTACCAATCAGCAAGCTAAAGCCGAAGCGATATATCAAACTGCTTTAGTGCAAAAGGCTTTGCATAACGCTACAACTGCGCGGGCTGAAACATTAATCTTTGACCCTCAAGGTCATCTCATTATTCCTGTAAGCTTTACTCCTGAAGACTACAAGCTTATTTGCGGGCAAATAACAGGAATTGACAGAGGGTCGAAAGCTGAATTGGAAAAGTTGTTAGGTGCCAAGCTTACTGACACAACGTTCTGTAACATCGACATTGCTAAACACGATGACTTAAAAGCTAAATTTAAGCGTGCCGTTGATTCCACCGGTGGTTCAGATGCACTCCTGGATGCTTACTTGAGGTCTCCAAAGCGTTCTAGTGTTATTGCCTTGCAAGAAGAAATAATGTTGCATACTTCCTTGTGTTTACGTGCTTTGGAAAAAACCAGCCGTGCAGCAGCGCTCACTCCTCAGGAACGCGATGAGTTAATGCTTGCAATCAATAAGGAAGTATTGGGCACTTTTACCAGAATTTTAAATGAGGTTAAGGGTGCCAATGGCATCGATATTAACTATGTGGAACTTAATAAAAAATTAGACCAAGCCCGGCCGCAACTAGCCAAAATGGCACGTAAAATGTTAGTGGAAGACTTTTTGGCAGCAAAGGATAATTTCAGCGCAATAAATGCTGAATTGAGTAAAAAATTAACAGATAAGGCGTTTGAATCAATTACGGCAACCGGATTGGATTATTTTCGCACCGATGCTAGTAACAAAACGGCGACGCATATTAGTGCGACGGAAAAGACAGCGCATAATAAAAAATTCGGCGCTGAAGAGCAAGCTATCCGCGTTATTAGCCGCTGTCATTATAATCCCGATAGCCATGACGTTACCGCTTATGCCAATAGAACGGTTGAGGCACGTGTTCCATCGATAGCGATTAACACCGGGATCACGAGCGCTGCGCATAAAAGTGCGGTTCGGGATGTCGCTGACAAACTTGCATATGACCATCAATTATTACAGCAACGAAATAGTGCGTACAGGGGGCCTATTGTTTATAACTTATTAACCTCCCTGCACCCCAAGTATATTGATAATCTTCCTCTTGTAGAACTACAGAATAAGCAGCGTGCAAGTGCGGCACGTATTTTGAAGGGTTCTCACTTGTATAATGCGGAGCTGGTCGCAAAAGGGGAGCTTAATTCACTCATCTATGTGCAAAATATTCCCGTTAATCAACATACCTATGAATTGAGTTACAGTGCGAGCGATGGTGCGACGAAAGAAGCTGCGATTATGACGGATATAGCCTTACTGGCTACTTTCAATTATCACGCAGCAGCTTTTTCGCCAGAATTGCGACAAAGCATTACGGCAGCTTATGGCACAGCACATACTAATTATTTGAGTTTTTTATCGCAACGTGGCAATGGTCTGAATTACTTCAAAGATTCCGATTACGGAGATAATACCATAACAACGTTGAAAAGTCTGAAAACAGCATGGAAGGCTACATTAACAAAACCAATGGCTCCTGCTGAAGACATGCCATCCTTAGTGGCCCAGACTTTGTTTAAGATGATGGCAAATGATGCCCATCAAAATAAACAATTTGGCATGCTTTCTCAAGCGTTATCCGTTTTTATCGAGCCTGCCTCACTCGGTGGATGTAAAAGTGCTAATGAGCGTGAGCAAGCAGTAGCCGGGCGTGTCGGATTATTAAAGGGAATCACAGGTGAGCTTGAGGAAGTATCATTATTGAATCCCCTGGATGATTTGTCGCAATTATCTGCAGAAAAAAGAGCTGTGGTTACGGCTATGCAGAACTACCTTGCAGGAACAGGAACGGTTGCGCAAATTCAGGAAGCTGTAGATAAAGCCTTCAATGAGCATAATTTGCAAAGTGCTATCACGGCAATGAGTCCAGAAGATCAAGCTGGTCCTTCTAAAGTACAGGCAACAGAAAATGAAGAGGATCCGGGCGTTATTTCTGAATGGAATACCAACGTGGCAGAATCAGGCTATTTAGATCTTTTATCGCAAACTAACAGCGCCAAGTTGCAGGCTCATAAAGCTGATTTAGCAAAAGATTTCATCGAGTTATGTGCTAATAAAGTAGCTGAGACCCAGGGGCTAAGATATCATTAATAAAATTAAAGAAGCAACAGGCTTTAATAAAAGCACGCTCATTTGAGTTTGTCACAGCAGACTCTTTAAAAGAGTCTTGCTGCTGTGAGCGAAATTTTAATAGTATTCAACAGTAGTTGTTGTTACATCAACAGGTTCTGTATCAACAATATTTACTGAATCATAGACAACTGGAGTAGTTACAACGGGGGTGGTAACTACGCTGGAGCCACAGCAACTAGGCGTCGTAACGACTGCGGTGGTGGCTGTAGGACAACATCTTCTTGGTGTTGTGACCACAGTAGGGCAGCAGCGTTTTGTAACAACGGGAGTTGAAACGACACGAGTTGTAACCACAGGCGTAACACTAACTTGTCTATATTCCACTACATCAGTGTTATAACCACAAGCTGTCAAAATGACTGACATAGGCACTAATGCTATCCGTTTCATAATTGACCTCAAGTCTGCTTCGGTAGCTAAATTGTAGAATATTTGATCACTTTTTGCCAGTTTATTGGTAATCGCGAGGGGTTTTTTCATTGATGTAATAGAGGAATGCAAGCAACTGTGCTACGGCTACATAAAGGTTTGGCGGGATTTCTTTATTTAAATTTACTTGCGCGAGAAGTGCTGTTAATTGTTCATCGTGTTGTAAGGGAACGCCATGTTCTTTGGCGATTTTTATGATCTGCTGGGCAATGGCTCCCTCACCCTTTGCCGTAACTTTAGGCGCTGACTTGCCATCGTAGCGTAGTGCTACGGCTTGTAGTTTGTCTTTTTTCATATTCGTATATCCAGTAAATGAAGATTGCTTGTATCTATTTCTTCACTAAACAATCCCAAATTAACATTCCATAAATTGAGGGATAAATTTAATTCTTGCAGTAAATTGGCAAAAATTTGTTGGCTGGCTGCTAAAAATTCGACTGTTTCTTCTTTTTCCGCATAGAGTTGGATATCAATAGCTGAGCCTTGCAAACTCACCTTGGCTTGTATATCACCAAGATTTGTTAAATGAATTGCAAAACTGATAGACCAGCCTGAAGCCTGGGCATTTTTTTGACGATTATCTTCTAATTTAAGTGGAATAACTTCAAGTCCAGCTAAGGTATTGACGGGTAAATCAAGCATCAAGCTATAAGGGGCTTCTTGTGCGCTCAGTAAATGCAACAATTGATTGGTTTCTATTCGAGCTAAGGTATGGGCCGTATGTTCTCGCAATATAGCAAGCACCTGTTCAAGAGGCTGGTCGGTAAATGAAAGTGGCAGTAAACTGCGCTGAGGTTGTGGGAAGTTAGCTGGTAGCGATAAGGTATCGGACTCGTAATAACTGGCTGGATTACGTAAGGTATTAGATAAGGGTAATTGACTGTTTAGCATAGTCAATAGACGCAAACATTGTCCTTTAAAATCCAAATTTAATGATTCTTTCGGATTATCTCGTCGCCAATTTAAAAGAGAGTTTTCCCAAAAAATACCACTATGACTTATTGCTTGTGCCAAGTGCTGGGGTAATTGTGTCAATGGGGTGATACTTGCCAATAACTGTTGAATTTGTTGCTGAATGGTTGCTGGTAAATTAGGTAACGCCCCTAAACCGCTTAGTGTTGCGAGTAGGTAGGCGGGGGGCGCTTGCTTAGGTAATGTTTGCATTAACGCAGTTTGTAATGGGTTTGTTTGTAGAGGCGTTCGAAGAATTTGTAATACAGCTTCTCCTTCAGTTTGCAGGACCTTAACTTGTAGCAACTCACCGGGTTCGACATGATGTGATGTTCGAGCATTGAGGTTTTGACCATTAATATTGATAAGTACCTGATTTTCACTTAATGCTTTAACCACCACGGTCTTTAATATTTGGCCCACGTAGAGTTCCGTGACAGCCTTGGTCTGTTTTAATTCCTGGATAGGCTCCAACCTGACAATTGGCGTGTTATTCGGTATCTCAACAGCCATATTTCATCCTTTGACTTAATTTACTTGTCATTTATAAAGGCATTTCACTATACTGATGCCCTCTGTATCGGCCGTAATGGCAATCACTTGATGCGGCCAACAGTAGGTAAGTATTGATGTCATTGCCCGTAAAGCCTATTTTGAACAAGTTGCAGGCTGATAAGCAATACCGACCAGAAAGGATATCACCCCTATACAGGGGATACTAAGACAGGGTGTAAAGATGCTAGATAGAGCCAGCGTAGTCGATGAACAATTTATCAACCGCATAAAAAACGGGGATTTTCCTGCTATTAAAAGCGCGACCATGCCCACGGATGTGGATATGGATAAAAAAACTGCGATTGAATTATTTGATTCGCAGATTAAGTCTCGCTTGCTTGACCTTATTGCTCGCCAATTAAAAGAAAAAGGGTTGTCTTATTACACCATCGGTAGCAGTGGTCATGAAGGTAATGCCGTATTTGGCAAAGTCTTTAGAGCCAGTGATATGGCTTTTTTACATTATCGCAGTGGTGCCTTTTACATACAACGAGCCAAGCAATTAGCAAGCACAGACGGCGTAAGAGATATTTTATTGTCGTTGGTTGCTGCGGCTCAAGATCCAATAGCCGGTGGGCGACATAAGGTATTTGGAAGTGTTCCTTTAACTATTCCTCCCCAAACGTCAACCATTGCGTCTCATTTACCCAAAGCATTAGGTACAGCATTGTCGATTACGCGTGCCAAAGAATTAGCGATTCATAGTAAATTACCTGCTGATTCGCTTATTTTATGTTCTTTTGGCGATGCCTCAACAAACCACGCTTCAGCACAAACAACGTTGAATGCTTGCTCCTGGATTGCAACACAACCTTATCCATTACCTTTAATTTTTATCTGTGAAGACAACGGCATCGGTATTTCAGTTCCGACACCGAACACCTGGATAGAAACGTCAATAAAACAGCGTCCGGGACTGCACTATATAAGTTGCGATGGTTTAAATATTGCTGATATTTATCAAAAGGCACAGCAAGCTGAATATCTGGCTAGAGTAAAAAAACAGCCCGTATTTTTACACATGAAATGTGTGCGGCTATTAGGGCATGCTGGTTCTGATATCGAGTCACAATATAATACACAGGCTGAAATTGAGCAAAGAGAAGCAAACGATCCCTTATTATATACAGCGGGTATCCTTTACCGGGAAGGATGGATGACCTTAGAGGCTATCATTGATTTATATCAAGATAATCGCGCCCTGATTGAAGCAAAAGCCATGGAAGCAATTCACTTGCCTAAAATGAGCAGTGCCAAAGAAGTGATGTCATCATTACTACCGAAAGGACGAAATAAACGTGCTTACTTACCGCCAGATGAGTCAAGACGTCAGCAAGTTTTTGCTGGAAGTTACAACCAGTTAACCATGAAGCGTAACCTTTGCCAGAATATTAATTTTGCCTTAACCGATTTAATGATGCAGTACCCTAACATGCTAGTATTTGGTGAAGATGTGGGTAAAAAAGGCGGAGTTTATCGGGTTACGGCCGATCTTCAGGCACGTTTTGGTCAAAGACGTGTATTTGACTCGCTGCTTGATGAAACAACAATATTAGGGACAGCAATCGGATTGGCGCATAATGGCTTTTTGCCTGTTCCTGAAATTCAATTCTTAGCTTATTTACATAATGCCGAGGATCAATTGCGCGGAGAGGCATCGACCTTATCGTTTTTCTCTAATGGTCAATATCAAAATCCTATGGTGATTCGTATTGCTTCCTTAGCCTATCAAAAAGGCTTTGGCGGTCATTTTCATAATGATAACTCCATTGCTGTCCTTAGGGATTTGCCGGGTGTATTGGTGGCTTGTCCTTCTAATGGACCTGATGCTGCCATGATGTTGCGAACTTGCATGAAATTAGCCCATCAAGAAGGGCGTGTCATCGTCTTTCTAGAGCCCATTGCCTTATACATGACGAAAGATTTACATGAAACGGGGGATAATGGTTGGTTATTTGAATACCCTGCTATTGAGAAAACGATCGACGTTGGTGAAGTAGGGGTTGATGGCGAAGGTGATACCGTTATTCTTAGCTATGCCAATGGTTATTATTTATCAAAGCAAGCGGCAAAAATTTTAAAGGATCAACATAACATTGAGGTGAAATTGGTTGATTTACGCTGGTTAAGTCCTTTGCCAACGGAAGCAATAATCCGCGAAGTTGCAAAAGCAAAACGCGTTTTAATTGTCGATGAGGGCCGTCAAAGCGGTTCTGTGAGTGAGGGATTAATGACATTATTAATGGAGCATGCACCTAATCGTTTAAAAATAAGACGCATTACAGGTGAAGATTGCTTTATTCCATTAGGTACTGCATGGCAGTATCTGTTGCCAAGCCGTGATTCTATTGTTGCTGCGATTTTGGCATTGCATTCAGTTAAAAGGGAGAAGGAACGTGGACGATTTGTTATTTCTTGACGAACAATTACACGATGATGAACGTATGATTCGCGATAGCGTCTCACGTTTTGTCAATCAAGATGTCATACCTTTAATGGCCGACGCTTTTGAGCATGCCGAATTTCCTAGAGAGTTGATAAAAAAATCGGCGGAGTTGGGATTGTTAGGTTTAACCTTGCCCGCAGAATACGGGGGGGCGGAAGCATCTTATGTTTCCTATGGTCTGGTTTGTCAGGAATTAGAGCGTGGTGATAGTGGATTACGCAGTTTTGTTTCTGTGCAAAGCTCTTTATGCATGTATCCCATATTTCGTTATGGCAGCGAAGAACAAAGAAAACGTTTTTTACCCGCTATGGCGGCAGGTGAAATCATTGGCTGCTTTGGTTTGACCGAACCAGATTCAGGATCTGATCCTGCCAGCATGCGGACTAATGCAAAAAAGGTTGATGGTGGTTGGCGTTTAAATGGCGCTAAAATGTGGATTACCAATGCACCTATTGCCGATATTGCGATTGTGTGGGCAAAGACTGAAGCGGGTATTCGTGGTTTTATCGTTGAAAAAGGGTTTAAGGGATTTAGTTGTCCTGAAATAAAACAAAAAATGTCTTTGCGTGCTTCAATCACTGGTGAAATAGTTTTTGAAGACGTTTTTGTGCCCGATGAAAACTTATTGCCAGCCAGTGATAAAGGGTTGGGTGCAGCCTTGAGTTGTTTAAGTCAAGCTCGTTATGGTATTGCCTGGGGGGCGATGGGTGCTGCAATGGCATGCTTTGATATTGCACGGGATTATTTGCTCGAACGCAAACAATTTGATAAGCCCTTAGCTTCCTTTCAGTTAATCCAAAAAGATTTAGCGACGATGTATACCGAAATAATTAAAGCACAATGCATGAATTTACAAATTGGTCGTTTAAAAGATCAACAGCGTGAAACACCTGTCATGATTTCATTGGCAAAAGGGAATGCCTGTCGAGAAGCGCTAAAAATTGCTCGTATGTGTCGTAATCTATTGGGTGGTAACGGAATTAGCCTGGAGTATCATGTTATCCGTCATATGCTAAATCTAGAATCAGTATTTACCTATGAAGGAACTGACAATGTCCATACGCTGGTCTTAGGGCGCCATATCACCGGTATTAACGCCTTTAGTTAAAGATTAAAGGGCTAAGGGCATTGTCTCTTAGCCTTTACCTGCCTTCTCGTCAAGCTTCATCTCAAAAATCGTTTTCCGTCTATAATTAGAAAAGGGCGATACAATAGTTGAGAGAACTATGACGAAGTTAGAAAAGGAAACGGTCGATACGTTAATCAAACCCCAGGTAGATTTTTCTGATGAATTAGCATTGGAAGGCTCTTCTAACGAATTAAATCAAAACCAGTTTATAGGTGGTGATGAGGTTAATTTATTGGGTGATGGCGTTCCAGGCTATGAAACAACAGGAGAAACGACCCCTGAGGATGAAATTGCCAATAGTCAGCCTTCTCCTAATGTTTAGTAAATTAAATGAGAGGTTTTAGTGATTGAACTTCTTCTGCAATTTCTTTTGTATTAATGTCTCGGATAATGACATGATTCCCTGAGCTTTTAGAAAAACTGGTACTCAAATCATGTACTTCATAAGGAATTTTTTGTAAAGTGATTTTCAGATCTTGCAAAAAATCACTTTCATTAGTGCCATGCTTAGTGGTGTATTCTTCCACGGAAACTACCGCATCCACGTGGTGTTCCCCGTCAGTGCGCAGATGGGCGGACACTTCTGAGCCAATAAGTATTTTAAGTATGCTTGCTGTTGAAGTACAAACTTCCTCACTCTCATAGTTATAGCATTTCCTGCTAATGTCTTCTTTAATCCGTTGTTCTACATCTGCTGTTTGGGAGACGTCAATAACTGATACCCCTAACGGAAAATATTTCTGGTAACCCTCGTTTTGATAGGCTGTTACTAATTTTTTATGCACTGCCGTCTCATAGTCAGGATTATGCAGATGAAACCACAAATAGTCTTTGGCATGTTCTTTATCGAAATCAGCAATCATTTGCTGATAGATGCAATGACCAAAACCTGTCAAGACAATAACACCACCGTCCACTTCATTAGCGGCAGCAAGGGTATTTTTAGCTAGTGTTTCATTTCTTTCCAGAGAGTTAATTCCGGTTTTTAGTTGACTTTGAACGGATGTATCGATGGCTCTAAATTCCAAGCCACTGTCTTTGAGTTCGAGAAGAAGCTGCTGTTTATAGCCAACTGTTCGTAATTGCTCGACCAATTTTTCATATTCTGGATGTCTTGAATCCATTGCTGCAATAAGTTTGGTCTGTTGCTGTATTATGGTTCTCTGAAACTCTATCAGCTTCTCCAAGCTTTGCCCCACTTCAATTTCAAAACAAAAGGTCTTGTAACCTACTTTTTTTAAATAATCCAAGTTCTTTATTAAAAAATCAGTGGTTGATCTGTCGGCATGACTTTCGAAAAGAACAAGGGGCGGAAGTTTATATTTCATTAGAGAAACCTGGATTTTTACTGTTAATAGTTTAATTTTAAATCTAAAAGATTAATGAATAATTAACGTGAGCATATTTGTTGGTAAAGATATTAATATTTTTTAAAAAAAAGAATAATTAATAATCTATTTGTTCAAGATATTTTAAATGTGTTATTATTGTTGCCTGTTTTT contains:
- a CDS encoding alpha/beta hydrolase produces the protein MRLPLLFRIYRRALSITSYLFPALAGIISAKRFLTPTKHPRPHWEQKIIKTGEEKTLANNLKSWRWGIGPKILLLHGWDGRGSQLGFFIEPLVKAGFQVIAIDGPAHGDSPGKRTNLGEFAQKIVEIQNELGTFYGVIAHSFGGPAIILATDKGFSVSKLVLVSSPCDLQKIFDNFTHFMGLSPRSRRYFQSYIEKEAALKVRDVQPKEIIKRIGKPILIIHDKKDAEVPYSEALQLTADLHDYDYLFTEGLGHRRILKSEQLLDKIVSFFRK
- a CDS encoding M15 family metallopeptidase, which gives rise to MKKLLLLFLAFLSSQTQALPQGFAYLQQVAPQIIEDLRYATTNNFMGRRVPGYQSHHCILSLPAARQLVNVEKAALAMGYTLKVYDCYRPQRAVNAFYRWSQDDRDQATKMYFYPREEKSMLFAKGYIAKASGHSRGSTVDITLIKLGTTAPSSIASTRCYGKTRDHIDDNSIDTGTRFDCLDVSAHTNYQHLTPQQKANRLLLRNLMMRYGFVPYKEEWWHFTLKNEPYPKTYFDFPVK
- a CDS encoding acyl-CoA dehydrogenase family protein codes for the protein MDDLLFLDEQLHDDERMIRDSVSRFVNQDVIPLMADAFEHAEFPRELIKKSAELGLLGLTLPAEYGGAEASYVSYGLVCQELERGDSGLRSFVSVQSSLCMYPIFRYGSEEQRKRFLPAMAAGEIIGCFGLTEPDSGSDPASMRTNAKKVDGGWRLNGAKMWITNAPIADIAIVWAKTEAGIRGFIVEKGFKGFSCPEIKQKMSLRASITGEIVFEDVFVPDENLLPASDKGLGAALSCLSQARYGIAWGAMGAAMACFDIARDYLLERKQFDKPLASFQLIQKDLATMYTEIIKAQCMNLQIGRLKDQQRETPVMISLAKGNACREALKIARMCRNLLGGNGISLEYHVIRHMLNLESVFTYEGTDNVHTLVLGRHITGINAFS
- a CDS encoding dehydrogenase E1 component subunit alpha/beta, producing the protein MLDRASVVDEQFINRIKNGDFPAIKSATMPTDVDMDKKTAIELFDSQIKSRLLDLIARQLKEKGLSYYTIGSSGHEGNAVFGKVFRASDMAFLHYRSGAFYIQRAKQLASTDGVRDILLSLVAAAQDPIAGGRHKVFGSVPLTIPPQTSTIASHLPKALGTALSITRAKELAIHSKLPADSLILCSFGDASTNHASAQTTLNACSWIATQPYPLPLIFICEDNGIGISVPTPNTWIETSIKQRPGLHYISCDGLNIADIYQKAQQAEYLARVKKQPVFLHMKCVRLLGHAGSDIESQYNTQAEIEQREANDPLLYTAGILYREGWMTLEAIIDLYQDNRALIEAKAMEAIHLPKMSSAKEVMSSLLPKGRNKRAYLPPDESRRQQVFAGSYNQLTMKRNLCQNINFALTDLMMQYPNMLVFGEDVGKKGGVYRVTADLQARFGQRRVFDSLLDETTILGTAIGLAHNGFLPVPEIQFLAYLHNAEDQLRGEASTLSFFSNGQYQNPMVIRIASLAYQKGFGGHFHNDNSIAVLRDLPGVLVACPSNGPDAAMMLRTCMKLAHQEGRVIVFLEPIALYMTKDLHETGDNGWLFEYPAIEKTIDVGEVGVDGEGDTVILSYANGYYLSKQAAKILKDQHNIEVKLVDLRWLSPLPTEAIIREVAKAKRVLIVDEGRQSGSVSEGLMTLLMEHAPNRLKIRRITGEDCFIPLGTAWQYLLPSRDSIVAAILALHSVKREKERGRFVIS
- a CDS encoding flagellar hook-length control protein FliK — its product is MAVEIPNNTPIVRLEPIQELKQTKAVTELYVGQILKTVVVKALSENQVLININGQNLNARTSHHVEPGELLQVKVLQTEGEAVLQILRTPLQTNPLQTALMQTLPKQAPPAYLLATLSGLGALPNLPATIQQQIQQLLASITPLTQLPQHLAQAISHSGIFWENSLLNWRRDNPKESLNLDFKGQCLRLLTMLNSQLPLSNTLRNPASYYESDTLSLPANFPQPQRSLLPLSFTDQPLEQVLAILREHTAHTLARIETNQLLHLLSAQEAPYSLMLDLPVNTLAGLEVIPLKLEDNRQKNAQASGWSISFAIHLTNLGDIQAKVSLQGSAIDIQLYAEKEETVEFLAASQQIFANLLQELNLSLNLWNVNLGLFSEEIDTSNLHLLDIRI
- a CDS encoding EscU/YscU/HrcU family type III secretion system export apparatus switch protein, which codes for MKKDKLQAVALRYDGKSAPKVTAKGEGAIAQQIIKIAKEHGVPLQHDEQLTALLAQVNLNKEIPPNLYVAVAQLLAFLYYINEKTPRDYQ